Proteins encoded together in one Thermomonospora curvata DSM 43183 window:
- a CDS encoding PLP-dependent aminotransferase family protein: MAATGTTAPRAQPDLPLFVDRAAAEPLSAQLAAQVRAAIRAGRLTRGERLPSSRALAGALGVSRTVVMDAYTQLYAEGWLHGRHGSGTYVADVSPEEPAAAGDGPEPERDRRAEPDGCIDLRPGAPWEGGLDTPAWRRAWRMAASASLGGRPDPWGLPALREALCEHMRRSRGVTCRPGQVVVTRGATGALDMLAATVLRPGDRVGVEEPGYRRARAVLAARGARIVPCPVDEHGLIVDGLPDDLRLIYTTPAHQFPLGGVLPVQRRQALLAWARRRGALVVEDDYDGEFRYDVAPLPTLHELDPHTVVYLGTMSKRLSAGIGVGWLVARTELAAAVAGRRLELGDRTAAVPQQAVRLLLQWGELDRHIRRVRAEYARRRAMVVQTFAGLPLRGTTAGLHLVVELPGAVVEQVTARADRAGVLLDPLAGHYAGPPALTGLVIGYGAAPAGRLRAGCLLVRRLIEEAMG, translated from the coding sequence GTGGCGGCCACGGGCACCACAGCGCCGCGCGCCCAGCCGGACCTGCCGCTGTTCGTGGACCGCGCGGCGGCCGAGCCGTTGAGCGCGCAACTGGCCGCGCAGGTGCGCGCCGCCATCCGGGCCGGACGGCTGACCCGCGGGGAACGGCTGCCCTCCAGCCGGGCGCTGGCCGGTGCGCTGGGAGTCAGCCGAACGGTCGTCATGGACGCCTACACCCAGCTGTACGCCGAGGGCTGGCTGCACGGGCGGCACGGTTCGGGCACCTATGTCGCCGATGTGAGCCCCGAGGAGCCCGCCGCGGCCGGCGACGGCCCCGAGCCGGAACGGGACCGGCGGGCGGAGCCGGACGGATGCATCGACCTGCGGCCCGGGGCGCCCTGGGAGGGAGGACTGGACACGCCCGCCTGGCGGCGCGCCTGGCGGATGGCCGCCTCCGCCTCCCTGGGCGGCCGTCCCGACCCCTGGGGGCTGCCCGCGCTGCGGGAGGCGTTGTGCGAGCACATGCGGCGCAGCCGCGGCGTGACCTGCCGTCCCGGGCAGGTGGTCGTGACGCGCGGGGCGACCGGCGCGCTGGACATGCTCGCCGCCACCGTGCTGCGCCCCGGCGACCGGGTGGGCGTGGAAGAGCCCGGCTACCGGCGGGCGCGCGCGGTGCTGGCCGCCCGCGGCGCCCGCATCGTGCCGTGTCCGGTGGACGAGCACGGGCTCATCGTCGACGGCCTCCCCGACGATCTGCGGCTGATCTACACCACGCCCGCGCACCAGTTCCCGCTGGGCGGCGTGCTGCCGGTGCAGCGGCGCCAGGCGCTGCTGGCCTGGGCGCGCCGCCGCGGCGCGCTCGTCGTCGAGGACGACTACGACGGGGAGTTCCGCTACGACGTGGCGCCGCTGCCCACCCTGCATGAGCTGGACCCGCACACCGTGGTCTACCTGGGCACCATGTCCAAGCGGCTGAGCGCCGGCATCGGGGTCGGCTGGCTGGTCGCCCGCACGGAGCTGGCCGCCGCGGTCGCCGGTCGCCGCCTGGAGCTGGGCGACCGGACGGCGGCGGTGCCGCAGCAGGCCGTCCGGCTGCTGCTGCAGTGGGGTGAGCTGGACCGGCACATCCGCCGTGTCCGCGCCGAGTACGCCCGCCGCCGCGCCATGGTCGTGCAGACGTTCGCCGGGCTGCCGCTGCGCGGCACCACCGCCGGGCTGCACCTGGTGGTGGAGCTGCCCGGGGCCGTGGTCGAGCAGGTGACGGCCCGGGCCGACCGGGCGGGCGTGCTGCTGGATCCGCTCGCCGGGCACTATGCCGGGCCGCCGGCGCTCACCGGGCTGGTGATCGGCTACGGCGCCGCCCCGGCCGGCCGGCTGCGCGCCGGCTGCCTGCTCGTCCGCCGCCTGATCGAGGAGGCGATGGGCTGA
- a CDS encoding substrate-binding and VWA domain-containing protein: MSGRHRNDLPEEPGNGGHDAHPSSAFGPAGGGSSDWFSPRERQSPPPASGGPGSYGPQDDPLSGPTGRFQEPGGASPAAGYGGYGDRGPAGGSGEYGPPGERSPAGGHSAWGTPGRTGENDIPDWFSAPPERRSAQSSGAFSAPTGPREPSPAEWSPHSTGGHSVPPGAGASRASDSFGASRPEGPGARDSGAFAGGGFGSYETISRSDGGPTRGGGSGGSGRSGGGSGSGEYDYGERRRKRNLAALIGPMAGAVGLAVLLGVGVYAFAGAGGGCGGDDALKLDVAVAPEIKEAADKMAGRFNEAKHKVDDKCVQVAVRSADPSSLTALLSGQAVENETNRRPDVWIPDSSAWLSLVRLSEKGKNSVRPTKTSLAQTPIVVAMPQTLAASLRRQGVISSPSWDNLLAAVGALPGGAQTKNQVIPAGSVRLFVPDPTRNAVGLTSLLLANILLANDPNREAIFTGMTRTMRENTTPSVAAQFASFRRDRKGRYPMALTHEQSVWAHNRGNPSEPAVAIYPSEGTLNLDYPMAVVSTDAAKQRAAGLLEQAINSEPTREDVRALGFRSADGKAPSTFGTRTGVSPQRLRLLPTPQPATVQELVQAWSKLSLSIRMLSIIDISGSMLAPVGGGLTRMQATARVAQGGLSLLPNDSELGQWVFSTKLDGDKDYKEIVPMGPLGERVGSVTRRQLLLSSLSRIEPKPTGDTGLYDTILAAYRYMSKTYKPEFGNSILLFTDGKNEDDDGPTLRQTLRELESMIDPTRPIQVIMLGFGPGVDVNELKQIAKVTRGDVYVTQNPNEIQKIFLQALSKRMAN; this comes from the coding sequence GTGAGCGGACGTCATCGCAACGACCTGCCGGAGGAGCCTGGCAACGGCGGGCACGACGCCCACCCTTCGTCGGCGTTCGGCCCGGCCGGCGGCGGATCCTCCGACTGGTTCAGCCCGCGTGAAAGGCAGAGCCCGCCCCCCGCTTCGGGCGGCCCGGGCTCCTACGGCCCGCAGGACGATCCGCTCAGCGGTCCGACCGGCCGCTTCCAGGAGCCGGGCGGGGCCTCCCCCGCCGCAGGTTACGGCGGTTATGGCGACCGCGGTCCGGCGGGCGGTTCCGGGGAGTACGGCCCACCGGGCGAACGCAGCCCCGCCGGCGGTCACAGCGCCTGGGGAACCCCCGGCAGAACGGGTGAAAACGACATCCCCGACTGGTTCAGCGCTCCCCCCGAGCGAAGGTCCGCCCAAAGCAGCGGCGCCTTCAGCGCTCCCACCGGCCCCAGAGAGCCGAGCCCCGCGGAATGGTCACCGCACAGCACCGGCGGGCACAGCGTGCCGCCCGGGGCCGGCGCGTCCCGTGCATCGGACTCGTTCGGCGCCTCCCGTCCCGAAGGGCCGGGCGCGCGGGACAGCGGCGCGTTCGCCGGCGGCGGATTCGGCTCCTATGAGACCATCAGCCGCTCCGACGGCGGCCCCACCCGGGGCGGCGGCTCCGGCGGATCGGGCCGCTCCGGCGGCGGGTCCGGCAGCGGCGAGTACGACTACGGGGAGCGGCGCCGCAAGCGCAACCTGGCCGCGCTGATCGGCCCGATGGCCGGCGCCGTGGGCCTGGCGGTGCTGCTGGGGGTGGGCGTCTACGCCTTCGCCGGCGCCGGAGGCGGCTGCGGCGGGGACGACGCCCTCAAGCTGGACGTGGCGGTGGCCCCGGAGATCAAGGAGGCCGCCGACAAGATGGCCGGCCGCTTCAACGAGGCCAAGCACAAGGTCGACGACAAGTGCGTGCAGGTCGCGGTCCGCTCGGCCGATCCGTCGTCGCTGACCGCGCTGCTGTCCGGCCAGGCCGTGGAGAACGAGACCAACCGCCGGCCGGATGTGTGGATCCCCGACTCCTCGGCGTGGCTGTCGCTGGTCCGCCTGTCGGAGAAGGGCAAGAACAGCGTCCGTCCCACCAAGACCTCCCTGGCGCAGACCCCCATCGTGGTGGCCATGCCGCAGACCCTGGCGGCCAGCCTGCGCCGGCAGGGCGTCATCTCCAGCCCCTCCTGGGACAACCTGCTGGCCGCGGTCGGCGCCCTGCCGGGCGGGGCGCAGACCAAGAACCAGGTGATCCCGGCCGGCAGCGTCCGGTTGTTCGTGCCGGACCCCACCCGCAACGCCGTCGGCCTGACCTCGCTGCTGCTGGCCAACATCCTGCTGGCCAACGACCCCAACCGCGAGGCGATCTTCACCGGCATGACGCGGACCATGCGGGAGAACACCACCCCCTCGGTGGCCGCCCAGTTCGCCTCCTTCCGCAGGGACCGCAAGGGCCGCTACCCGATGGCGCTGACCCACGAGCAGAGCGTGTGGGCGCACAACCGCGGCAACCCCTCTGAGCCGGCGGTGGCGATCTATCCGTCCGAGGGCACCCTCAACCTGGACTACCCGATGGCCGTGGTCAGCACCGATGCGGCCAAGCAGCGGGCCGCCGGGCTGCTGGAGCAGGCGATCAACAGCGAGCCCACCCGCGAGGACGTGCGCGCGCTGGGCTTCCGGTCCGCCGACGGCAAGGCCCCCAGCACCTTCGGCACCCGCACCGGGGTGAGCCCGCAGCGGCTGCGGCTGCTGCCGACGCCGCAGCCGGCCACCGTGCAGGAGCTGGTCCAGGCCTGGTCGAAGCTGTCGCTGAGCATCCGGATGCTGTCGATCATCGACATCTCCGGTTCGATGCTGGCGCCGGTCGGCGGCGGCCTGACCCGGATGCAGGCCACCGCCCGGGTGGCCCAGGGCGGGCTGTCGCTGCTGCCCAACGACTCGGAGCTGGGGCAGTGGGTGTTCTCCACCAAGCTGGACGGCGACAAGGACTACAAGGAGATCGTCCCGATGGGCCCGCTGGGCGAGCGGGTCGGCTCGGTCACCCGCCGTCAGCTCCTGCTGTCCAGCCTGAGCCGCATCGAGCCCAAGCCGACCGGTGACACCGGCCTGTACGACACGATCCTGGCCGCCTACCGGTACATGTCCAAGACCTACAAGCCGGAGTTCGGCAACTCGATCCTGCTGTTCACCGACGGCAAGAACGAAGACGACGACGGCCCCACGCTGCGCCAGACCCTCCGGGAACTGGAGAGCATGATCGACCCCACCCGGCCGATCCAGGTGATCATGCTCGGCTTCGGCCCGGGCGTGGACGTCAACGAGCTCAAGCAGATCGCCAAAGTCACCCGGGGCGATGTGTACGTGACGCAGAACCCCAACGAGATCCAGAAGATCTTCCTGCAGGCGCTGTCGAAGCGGATGGCGAACTGA
- a CDS encoding phosphotransferase family protein, with the protein MSGELPAGVPGVDVPRLAAWLERTLPGSGQITGVRLIAGGRSNLTYGITLADGRRVVLRRPPLGHVLPTAHDMAREYRVLSALSGGSGVPVPTPLAFCDDEDVIGARFYVMDHVEGRVLRTMEDAADVTPEQARQLSERLAEVLAAIHTVDVEAAGLADFGRPAGYMARQLKRWGQQWERSREAILATGATRDLPAYERLVRRLGERLPESGPVGLVHGDYRLDNALTRLEPRPEIAAVVDWEMSTLGDPLSDLGLTLVYWAQADDEHRLPVGATVTAAPGFLTRREFAERYAELTKFDLSDIDFYVAFACYKLAVILEGIHARYLQNATVGEGFDKIGDAVPLLLDRAHHILDTGSAW; encoded by the coding sequence ATGAGCGGTGAGCTTCCGGCCGGCGTTCCCGGTGTGGACGTGCCCCGGCTGGCCGCCTGGCTGGAGCGGACGCTGCCCGGCAGCGGCCAGATCACCGGGGTGCGGCTGATCGCCGGCGGCCGGTCCAACCTGACCTACGGGATCACACTGGCGGACGGGCGGCGGGTGGTGCTGCGCCGGCCCCCGCTGGGGCACGTGCTGCCCACGGCCCACGACATGGCCCGCGAGTACCGGGTGCTGTCGGCGCTGTCGGGCGGCAGCGGGGTGCCGGTGCCGACGCCGCTGGCGTTCTGCGACGACGAGGATGTGATCGGCGCCCGCTTCTATGTGATGGACCACGTCGAGGGCCGGGTCCTGCGCACCATGGAGGACGCCGCCGACGTCACCCCCGAGCAGGCCCGCCAATTGAGCGAGCGGCTGGCGGAGGTGCTGGCCGCCATCCACACGGTGGACGTGGAGGCCGCCGGGCTGGCCGACTTCGGCCGGCCGGCCGGATACATGGCCCGCCAGCTCAAGCGGTGGGGCCAGCAGTGGGAGCGGTCCCGGGAGGCGATCTTGGCCACCGGCGCCACCCGCGACCTGCCCGCCTACGAGCGGTTGGTGCGGCGGCTGGGCGAGCGGCTGCCCGAAAGCGGCCCCGTCGGCCTGGTGCACGGCGACTACCGGCTGGACAACGCGCTGACCCGGCTGGAGCCCCGCCCCGAGATCGCCGCGGTCGTGGACTGGGAGATGTCCACGCTCGGCGACCCGCTGTCGGACCTGGGACTGACGCTGGTGTACTGGGCGCAGGCCGACGACGAGCACCGGCTGCCGGTCGGCGCCACCGTCACCGCCGCGCCCGGCTTTTTGACCCGGCGGGAGTTCGCCGAGCGCTATGCCGAGCTCACCAAGTTCGACCTGTCGGACATCGACTTTTATGTGGCGTTCGCCTGCTACAAGCTGGCGGTGATCTTGGAGGGCATCCACGCCCGCTACCTGCAGAACGCCACCGTCGGCGAGGGCTTCGACAAGATCGGCGACGCGGTGCCGCTGCTGCTGGACCGCGCCCACCACATCCTGGACACCGGCTCGGCCTGGTAG
- a CDS encoding RNA polymerase sigma factor, translated as MSGWPSLDRSEDRRLAEALAAGELEALAQVFDAYAARLYDYCHALLRDQEAASAALHDTLLAVTVCIGGLAEPERLRAWLYAMVRNECLRRLNTPDVHGQLPGPGMVVDPYTGESRPVQPAPEVEDVFADERDRNRRMELRRLVHGSLTGLGGRRREMLDLLLRHGLTTDEIAAVLGMDEAETAQLAVEARNRLDHALLVSIISQSGRCPEVNALMEGQEWPPPPALARQVGRHMDDGCPICAEQRERRVASGRLLQALPVALMPAQLRGAVLAAALDPQYAETRAVLAEQAGPFDEWGWPAPLQRPSRRAAAAGERKGPGRGLLPALAAAVLVIVVVAGAFLWLPRGGGSSAAGGSTPQPTAAQEESPEPEEEESPSPDDGPSPTLPTPTVTPSSATPTASSTPSPQPSTPSPRTTAGTLVVSGCRIPRGAQSCTITVTARGGPVRWSVRSLFPVRAFGGGTLAAGRSTGVTATLAISCERSGSATVAFSPNGAATVRWDCLPRNPDPGDPGDPGDPGDPGEPDDPGDEDPGTPPGPGRFQP; from the coding sequence GTGTCCGGATGGCCGAGTCTCGACCGAAGCGAGGACCGGCGGCTGGCCGAGGCGCTGGCCGCCGGTGAACTGGAGGCGCTGGCGCAGGTCTTCGACGCCTACGCCGCCCGCCTGTACGACTACTGCCACGCGCTGCTGCGAGACCAGGAGGCGGCATCCGCGGCACTGCACGACACCCTGCTGGCGGTCACCGTCTGCATCGGCGGCCTGGCCGAGCCGGAGCGGCTGCGCGCCTGGCTGTATGCGATGGTCCGCAACGAGTGCCTGCGCCGGCTGAACACTCCCGACGTGCACGGGCAGCTCCCCGGCCCCGGCATGGTCGTCGATCCCTACACCGGGGAGAGCAGGCCGGTGCAGCCGGCGCCGGAGGTCGAGGACGTCTTCGCGGACGAACGCGACCGCAACCGCCGGATGGAGCTGCGCCGCCTGGTGCACGGGTCGCTGACCGGCCTGGGCGGCCGCCGCCGGGAGATGCTGGACCTGCTGCTGCGGCACGGCCTGACCACCGACGAGATCGCCGCCGTGCTCGGCATGGACGAGGCCGAGACCGCGCAGCTGGCGGTGGAGGCCCGCAACCGGCTGGACCATGCGCTGCTGGTGTCGATCATCTCCCAGTCGGGCCGGTGCCCGGAGGTGAACGCGCTGATGGAGGGCCAGGAGTGGCCCCCACCGCCGGCGCTGGCCCGCCAGGTGGGCCGCCATATGGACGACGGCTGCCCGATCTGCGCCGAGCAGCGCGAGCGCCGGGTGGCCTCCGGGCGGCTGCTGCAGGCCCTGCCGGTGGCGCTGATGCCAGCGCAGCTGCGCGGCGCGGTGCTGGCCGCGGCCTTGGACCCCCAGTACGCCGAGACCCGGGCCGTGCTCGCCGAGCAGGCCGGGCCGTTCGACGAGTGGGGCTGGCCGGCGCCCCTGCAGCGCCCCTCCCGCCGGGCCGCCGCCGCGGGCGAGCGCAAAGGGCCGGGCAGGGGGCTGCTGCCGGCGCTGGCCGCCGCCGTCCTGGTCATCGTGGTGGTGGCCGGGGCGTTCCTGTGGCTGCCCCGCGGGGGCGGTTCCTCGGCCGCCGGCGGGTCCACGCCGCAGCCCACCGCCGCCCAGGAAGAGTCGCCGGAGCCGGAAGAGGAGGAGTCGCCGAGCCCGGACGACGGCCCGTCGCCGACTCTGCCGACACCGACGGTGACGCCGTCCTCGGCCACGCCGACCGCCTCGAGCACGCCCTCGCCGCAGCCGTCCACCCCGTCGCCGCGCACCACTGCGGGCACCTTGGTGGTCAGCGGGTGCCGGATCCCGAGGGGCGCCCAGTCGTGCACGATCACGGTGACCGCGCGGGGCGGCCCGGTCCGCTGGAGCGTCCGCTCGCTGTTTCCGGTGCGCGCCTTCGGCGGCGGCACGCTGGCCGCCGGCCGTTCCACCGGTGTCACCGCCACCCTGGCGATCTCTTGCGAGCGCAGCGGGTCGGCCACCGTGGCCTTCTCTCCCAACGGGGCCGCGACCGTCAGATGGGATTGCCTCCCCAGGAACCCGGACCCGGGAGACCCCGGTGATCCCGGCGATCCCGGCGACCCCGGAGAGCCCGACGATCCCGGTGATGAAGATCCGGGGACCCCGCCCGGCCCCGGACGGTTCCAGCCGTGA
- a CDS encoding TrmH family RNA methyltransferase, which yields MATVIPVEDPADPRLTDYTRLRDVQLRKSLEAEHGLFIAEGEKVIRRAVRAGYPVRSVLTSRRWLEPLSDLLEGVQAPVYLADERVLEGVAGFPVHRGALAAMARTPLPSVPELIAAARRVLVLEDLVDHGNVGAIYRCAAALGVDAVVLSPRCADPLYRRAVKVSMGAVFAIPYARMDDWYHGLGDLRAAGFRLLALTPDQSAVPIDKAVPAAGERVALLLGSEGDGLSSRWLKEADEAVCIPMSPDAMDRGVDSLNVVAAASIACYGLMRS from the coding sequence ATGGCGACTGTGATCCCGGTCGAGGACCCCGCCGACCCCAGGCTCACCGACTACACGCGGCTGCGCGACGTGCAGCTGCGCAAGAGCCTGGAAGCCGAGCACGGGCTGTTCATCGCCGAAGGGGAGAAGGTCATCCGCCGGGCGGTGCGGGCCGGCTACCCGGTGCGCTCGGTGCTGACCTCCCGGCGCTGGCTGGAGCCGCTGTCGGACCTGCTGGAAGGGGTGCAGGCCCCCGTCTACCTGGCCGACGAGCGGGTGCTGGAGGGCGTGGCCGGCTTCCCGGTGCACCGGGGCGCACTGGCCGCCATGGCCCGCACCCCGCTGCCGTCGGTGCCCGAGCTGATCGCCGCGGCCCGCCGGGTGCTGGTGCTGGAGGACCTGGTCGACCACGGCAACGTGGGGGCGATCTACCGGTGCGCGGCGGCGCTGGGGGTGGACGCGGTCGTGCTGTCGCCCCGGTGCGCCGACCCGCTGTACCGGCGGGCGGTCAAAGTCTCCATGGGAGCGGTCTTCGCGATCCCCTATGCCCGCATGGACGACTGGTACCACGGCCTCGGCGACCTGCGGGCGGCGGGTTTCCGGCTGCTGGCGCTGACCCCCGACCAGTCGGCCGTCCCCATCGACAAGGCGGTGCCGGCGGCCGGGGAGCGGGTGGCGCTGCTGCTCGGCTCCGAGGGCGACGGGCTGTCCTCGCGCTGGCTGAAAGAGGCCGACGAGGCGGTGTGCATCCCGATGAGCCCGGACGCCATGGACCGCGGCGTCGACTCCCTCAACGTGGTGGCCGCCGCGTCCATCGCCTGCTACGGGCTGATGCGCTCTTGA
- a CDS encoding pyridoxamine 5'-phosphate oxidase family protein, giving the protein MSATERTTLRRARERARTDRSALHEVLDAGMICHLGVIVDGAPRVVPTAYGRDGDTLYLHGSTGARSLAEAAGREVCVTVTHLDGIVLARSIFHHSVNYRSAMIYGTPRPVTDPGERLAGLRAICEHLAPGRWDIVRRPSRKELAATAVLALSLEEASVKVRQGPPRDEEADYALDVWAGVLPVHQVFGEPIPDPLLRPGIPPSGIPGR; this is encoded by the coding sequence CTGTCGGCCACCGAGCGCACCACGCTGCGCAGGGCGCGCGAGCGGGCCCGCACGGACCGGAGCGCGCTGCACGAGGTCCTCGACGCGGGCATGATCTGCCACCTGGGCGTCATCGTGGACGGCGCGCCGCGGGTGGTGCCCACCGCCTACGGACGCGACGGCGACACCCTCTACCTGCACGGTTCCACGGGGGCGCGCAGCCTGGCGGAGGCGGCCGGGCGGGAGGTCTGCGTGACCGTCACCCACCTGGACGGCATCGTGCTGGCCCGCTCGATCTTCCACCACTCGGTCAACTACCGCAGCGCCATGATCTACGGGACGCCCCGCCCGGTCACCGACCCCGGCGAGCGGCTGGCCGGCCTGCGCGCCATCTGCGAGCACCTCGCCCCCGGCCGCTGGGACATCGTCCGCCGGCCCAGCCGCAAGGAGCTGGCGGCCACCGCGGTGCTGGCGCTGTCGCTGGAGGAGGCGTCGGTCAAGGTGCGCCAGGGTCCGCCTCGCGACGAGGAGGCCGATTACGCGCTCGACGTGTGGGCCGGGGTCCTGCCGGTGCACCAGGTGTTCGGCGAGCCGATCCCCGACCCGCTGCTGCGCCCCGGCATCCCGCCTTCGGGCATACCGGGCCGATGA
- a CDS encoding endonuclease/exonuclease/phosphatase family protein: MGRASGTFRPSEPEPGICETAGSTAVPGRPGRTAGRWRSALAWTAVGCWTAWALGRLAGADRLPGVQMPITPLISFTPYAAATAVVPVLGAALLRHRRALIAGALTAGVLAALVLPRAVAASQPPAHGPRLRVLTANLRFGLADPDRIVELVRHHAVDVLSLQELTPKAVERLNAAGLGRLLPHAVLHPRGGAAGSGLYARHPLRELPALPGSVFAMPRAELTLPAGHKVEVAAVHPPPPISGRAVGNWMRDLRALPAAGRRGQPVRILAGDYNATLDHAHFRRVLSRGYADAADRAGMGLTPTWSSPGGRIRLTIDHVLVDRRCAVHRVRVHDLPGSDHRAVFADVRLP, encoded by the coding sequence GTGGGACGAGCGAGCGGCACCTTCCGGCCGTCTGAGCCGGAACCCGGCATCTGCGAGACGGCCGGGAGCACCGCCGTTCCCGGCCGGCCCGGACGAACGGCGGGCCGCTGGCGCTCGGCCCTGGCATGGACGGCGGTGGGCTGCTGGACGGCCTGGGCGCTGGGCCGGCTGGCGGGCGCCGACCGGCTGCCCGGCGTGCAGATGCCGATCACGCCGCTGATCTCGTTCACCCCCTACGCGGCGGCCACGGCCGTGGTGCCCGTGCTGGGCGCCGCGCTGCTGCGGCACCGCCGGGCGCTGATCGCCGGCGCGCTGACCGCCGGCGTGCTGGCGGCGCTGGTGCTGCCGCGGGCCGTCGCCGCCTCCCAGCCCCCGGCCCACGGCCCCCGCCTGCGGGTGCTGACCGCCAACCTGCGGTTCGGGCTGGCCGACCCGGACCGGATCGTGGAACTGGTGCGGCACCACGCGGTGGACGTGCTGAGCCTTCAGGAACTGACCCCTAAGGCGGTGGAACGCCTCAACGCCGCCGGGCTGGGCCGCCTGCTGCCGCACGCGGTGCTCCACCCCCGGGGCGGGGCGGCAGGCAGCGGCCTGTATGCGCGGCATCCCCTCCGCGAGCTGCCCGCGCTGCCCGGCTCGGTGTTCGCCATGCCGCGGGCGGAGCTCACCCTGCCGGCCGGGCACAAGGTGGAGGTGGCCGCCGTGCACCCGCCGCCGCCCATCTCCGGCCGGGCCGTCGGCAACTGGATGCGCGACCTGCGGGCGCTGCCCGCGGCCGGCCGGCGGGGACAGCCGGTGCGGATCCTGGCGGGCGACTACAACGCCACGCTCGACCACGCCCACTTCCGGCGGGTGCTGTCCCGCGGCTACGCGGACGCGGCCGACCGGGCCGGCATGGGCCTGACGCCCACCTGGAGTTCGCCCGGCGGACGCATCCGGCTGACCATCGACCACGTGCTGGTGGACCGGCGCTGCGCCGTCCACCGGGTGCGGGTCCACGACCTGCCGGGCAGCGACCATCGCGCCGTCTTCGCCGACGTCCGCCTGCCGTAG
- a CDS encoding DUF2510 domain-containing protein: protein MSGQTPEAGWYHDPFGTPGLLRYWNGAQWTQATRAAEEAGVAAPAHDGAGPQAPAASSAGASPSGEDSRPPGGKQPNWNLSRPSFEPPAEPSAPQPRQPAKEPAPAPPSGGSGPLWALGGGGALLVVLVVLVAAFATGIAGGREEPEAAPAGPTVSPAAPSADPAARSPVVGTITDSGLSYPRLGGRWRPRPLDPDDNLARAYGFNRVQSAVVQEDYDGTGGRYVASIASGRLPEAIAYDGPEDLEAAITELARAMETEPPPTGSYPAHIREDLQSQPRSIDGHRAHYLKFRLSFPQAAARGWNFRTETVAFVLVDQGPEQRPSVLWVTMPDSHVNGGDLELVVESIKVP, encoded by the coding sequence ATGAGCGGCCAGACACCGGAGGCGGGCTGGTACCACGACCCCTTCGGCACCCCCGGTCTGCTGCGCTACTGGAACGGCGCCCAGTGGACGCAGGCCACCCGGGCGGCCGAGGAGGCGGGCGTCGCCGCGCCCGCCCACGACGGCGCCGGACCGCAGGCTCCCGCGGCGTCTTCCGCCGGCGCGTCCCCCTCCGGCGAGGACTCCCGGCCGCCGGGCGGGAAGCAGCCCAACTGGAACCTGAGCCGCCCGTCCTTTGAGCCCCCGGCCGAGCCCTCGGCGCCGCAGCCCCGGCAGCCGGCCAAGGAACCGGCGCCCGCACCGCCCTCCGGCGGCAGCGGGCCGCTGTGGGCGCTGGGCGGGGGCGGCGCGCTGCTGGTCGTCCTGGTCGTGCTGGTCGCGGCGTTCGCCACCGGCATCGCCGGCGGGCGGGAGGAGCCCGAAGCGGCCCCCGCCGGTCCCACGGTCTCCCCCGCCGCTCCCTCGGCCGACCCCGCAGCCCGGTCCCCGGTGGTCGGGACGATCACCGACTCGGGGCTGTCCTATCCGCGGCTCGGCGGCCGGTGGCGGCCCCGGCCGCTCGATCCCGACGACAACCTCGCCCGCGCCTACGGGTTCAATCGCGTCCAAAGCGCCGTCGTCCAGGAGGACTACGACGGGACGGGAGGCCGGTACGTGGCCTCGATCGCCTCCGGCAGGCTGCCGGAGGCGATCGCCTACGACGGGCCCGAGGACCTGGAGGCGGCGATCACCGAACTCGCCCGGGCCATGGAGACCGAGCCGCCGCCCACCGGCAGCTACCCCGCCCACATCCGCGAGGACCTGCAGTCGCAGCCGCGCAGCATCGACGGGCACCGGGCCCACTACCTGAAGTTCCGGCTCTCCTTCCCGCAGGCCGCCGCCCGCGGCTGGAACTTCCGCACCGAGACCGTGGCCTTCGTGCTGGTCGATCAGGGCCCCGAGCAGCGTCCCAGCGTGCTGTGGGTGACCATGCCCGACAGCCATGTCAACGGAGGCGACCTGGAGCTGGTGGTGGAGTCGATCAAGGTCCCCTGA